One Novosphingobium sp. EMRT-2 DNA segment encodes these proteins:
- a CDS encoding SOS response-associated peptidase family protein gives MRLSPLARHHGRLVTLALAELEDARARAWHGECERTRGQRLALAVLADAGIADQWQARAYWDLLAYEGLPGEQETDARYTVHTRLTGLLRDWRYRAMLPDDDLLRVGSLMRRYAPDLDLQSGTDQHPCMCNRYEQLELDLVVADYDAEPVRPMNGGPPIVHPRDTGTVVRVQDGRRVVDAMSWGFPVYVRGRIGRSGQQLKPRPVNNARFDKLAGFWKRWAVNPVNRCLMPVRRFAEAAGNPGMMTTTWIAHRDHRSMAWAAIWTDDSEWGPVYSGVTTANAPQLQDIHDRCPLLLDPEEWDAWLTLPFDQLGRFDRPYPADRLVIDRTADLWSAKSRAPAIRGPGMAPPSTGE, from the coding sequence ATGCGACTCAGCCCTCTTGCCCGGCATCACGGCCGCCTGGTCACGCTCGCCCTGGCGGAGCTCGAGGACGCGCGCGCCCGTGCCTGGCATGGCGAATGCGAACGCACGCGCGGCCAGCGCCTGGCGCTTGCCGTTCTCGCGGATGCCGGCATCGCCGATCAATGGCAGGCCCGCGCCTATTGGGATCTGCTGGCCTACGAAGGATTGCCCGGGGAACAGGAAACGGACGCGCGCTACACCGTTCACACCCGGCTGACCGGTTTGCTGCGCGATTGGCGCTATCGGGCAATGCTGCCGGATGACGATCTGCTCCGCGTCGGCAGTCTGATGCGGCGCTATGCGCCCGATCTTGATCTGCAATCGGGAACGGATCAGCATCCCTGCATGTGCAACCGCTATGAGCAGCTCGAGCTGGATCTCGTCGTTGCCGATTACGACGCGGAACCGGTGCGCCCGATGAACGGCGGCCCGCCGATCGTCCATCCGCGCGATACGGGAACCGTCGTGCGCGTCCAGGACGGCCGCCGCGTCGTCGATGCGATGTCCTGGGGCTTTCCCGTCTATGTCCGGGGCCGGATCGGGCGCAGCGGCCAGCAGCTGAAGCCGCGCCCGGTTAACAACGCCCGGTTCGATAAGCTCGCCGGATTCTGGAAGCGCTGGGCCGTCAATCCCGTGAACCGCTGCCTCATGCCAGTGCGCCGCTTTGCCGAGGCAGCGGGAAACCCGGGCATGATGACCACCACCTGGATCGCGCACCGCGATCACCGCTCCATGGCATGGGCGGCGATCTGGACGGACGATTCGGAATGGGGGCCGGTCTATTCCGGCGTCACCACCGCCAACGCGCCCCAGCTGCAGGACATCCACGATCGCTGCCCGCTGCTGCTAGATCCGGAGGAGTGGGACGCCTGGCTTACCCTGCCGTTCGACCAGCTCGGCCGCTTCGATCGGCCCTACCCCGCCGATCGGCTCGTCATCGATCGCACCGCCGATCTCTGGTCGGCCAAAAGCCGCGCCCCCGCGATTCGCGGTCCGGGCATGGCGCCACCGTCGACCGGCGAATAG
- a CDS encoding host-nuclease inhibitor Gam family protein, with amino-acid sequence MSGHRTPRSTSAAISMLERFATIESMIEATETARNAAIARANTDADSQLEPLLLERAVIREKLEPWWTANAAELTGGKRKSTVLGGCTVGTKAGRFSLGVKDEDQAKADLQGLRWAKALLRVTTSLDRKAILTALDGKRADELKALGFSRQGGEPVFVVERVAQGGTLAGAAS; translated from the coding sequence ATGAGCGGACATCGCACGCCACGATCGACCAGCGCGGCGATCAGCATGCTCGAGCGCTTCGCCACGATCGAGAGCATGATCGAAGCGACCGAGACGGCGCGCAATGCCGCGATCGCCCGCGCGAACACCGATGCCGATAGCCAGCTCGAGCCGCTGCTGCTGGAGCGGGCCGTGATCCGCGAAAAGCTGGAGCCGTGGTGGACCGCCAACGCGGCCGAGCTGACGGGCGGCAAGCGCAAGTCCACCGTGCTGGGCGGCTGCACCGTTGGCACGAAGGCGGGCCGCTTCTCGCTGGGCGTGAAGGACGAGGACCAGGCCAAGGCGGACCTGCAGGGCCTGCGCTGGGCCAAGGCGCTGTTGCGCGTGACCACGTCGCTCGATCGCAAGGCCATCCTTACCGCGCTGGACGGCAAGCGTGCGGACGAGCTGAAGGCGCTGGGCTTCTCGCGCCAGGGCGGCGAGCCGGTGTTCGTGGTGGAGCGCGTGGCGCAGGGCGGCACGCTGGCCGGGGCCGCGTCGTGA
- a CDS encoding HNH endonuclease signature motif containing protein produces the protein MRDRAAVLAEEPFCRVCLERGLQVASDEVDHVVPLAWGGRDDRANKQALCTPCHEAKSKAERAEARRRS, from the coding sequence ATGCGCGATCGCGCTGCGGTGCTGGCCGAGGAGCCGTTCTGCCGGGTCTGCCTCGAACGCGGGCTGCAGGTGGCGAGCGACGAGGTCGACCACGTGGTGCCGCTGGCCTGGGGCGGCCGGGACGACCGGGCAAACAAGCAGGCCCTGTGCACGCCGTGCCACGAGGCCAAGTCGAAGGCCGAGCGCGCCGAGGCTCGCCGGCGGTCCTGA
- a CDS encoding P27 family phage terminase small subunit, with the protein MSKGGARPGSGRKRKDPALKALAGTTRADRENAIGTPAPEAPMIAPLHLSDLAQLHFRSIAGMLEAEGRSSPHYAEHVALLALRLEQIQRYQAVLEVEGDVYHTESAKKIGDVTIVTRLIRARPEVAMLSDAMRQAQSLIAELMLNPAAALRIASGHKPQAGAFDDF; encoded by the coding sequence ATGAGCAAAGGCGGCGCCCGGCCGGGATCTGGACGGAAGCGGAAGGACCCGGCGCTGAAGGCGCTGGCCGGCACGACCAGGGCCGACCGCGAGAACGCGATCGGCACGCCGGCGCCAGAGGCCCCGATGATCGCGCCGCTGCACCTGAGCGACCTGGCGCAGCTGCATTTCCGCTCGATCGCGGGAATGCTTGAGGCGGAAGGTCGATCGAGCCCGCACTATGCCGAACACGTCGCGCTGCTGGCGCTGCGCCTGGAGCAGATCCAGCGCTACCAGGCCGTGCTCGAAGTGGAAGGCGACGTCTACCACACGGAATCGGCGAAGAAGATCGGCGACGTGACGATCGTCACCCGACTGATCCGAGCGCGGCCGGAAGTGGCCATGCTGTCGGACGCGATGCGCCAGGCGCAATCGCTCATCGCCGAGCTGATGCTCAACCCCGCCGCCGCGTTGCGGATCGCTAGCGGCCACAAGCCGCAGGCCGGCGCCTTCGACGACTTCTGA